The region CGAAGAACCGGTTGCTGAACCTGAAGAAGAGCCTCAGGTCAAAACAGAAGAATCTCGCTTTAGACGTGCAGCCAGTTTTATAGCCCAGAAAACACCGGCCCGCGCCAAGGAAGCCGCTAACCGCGCCGCTCTTGAAGCTAAAGAAGCGACGGCTAAGGCCGCAGCCATTGCCTCTGCTAAGGCCAAGGAGGCTGCCGCTAAAGCAGCCGCCAAGGCTTCCGCTCAAGCCAAAGACGCCGCAGTCAAGGCGAAGGGAGCTGCCACTAAGTTCGCCAAAAATGTGGGCTACGAATCGACCGCGATTCCTGAAAATGCGATTGTTGTTCGCCACCGTTTCTTGGACCGCGAATGGAGCGAGACCTGGAAACAGCGCTTTACTTGGGCTGTTCAGTTCTTCTTTGGCGGTTTGTTTAGCGCCCTGGTGGTCTGCTACTTTAAGAGTAGCGGCTCGCTCGCCTCGTTCTTGCTTGTGATTTTGCTTGCCATTTTGCTTGTGGGTAACGAATTCCTGCAAAAGAAGTACGAAAGCTTTGGCGTGAGCCTGGCGTTCTTCTGCCTTTTGGGCACGATGTTCATGAACTTTGCGATTCCGCACCTGGTTCACCGAATCGGATTCATCTGGTTCTTGATTAGCACGGTACTTTCGTTTGGTTTGTGCCTGTTTATCTGGAAGATTTCGCACCGCAAGAAGAGCATTCTTGTCGCCCCCGCCCTCATTAGCATATTCCTGATTGTCGCCTACATTATGAACTGGGTGCCGCCTGTACCGCTGGTACTCAAGCAAAAACTCGCCTGCCAGAACTTTGACAAGGTGAGCTACAGCTGCGATGTCGACGATCCTAGCCTGCTGCAGATGGTTGGCCTCAAGATTCCGAGCGTACACCGCGTTGACAGCAGCGAAGTCTACTTCTTGACCTCGGTCTATGCGCCGGCAAAGCTCAAGGCCGAACTGGAATACCTGTGGTATTACCAGGACCCGAAAACGGGCAAGTACATGCTTACGGACCGTATTTCTTCGGGCCGCATGATGATTAACGGCGGCCGTGAATCTGGATTCAGGACCTTCACGCGTAAGAAGAATACTCCTCCGGGCAAGTACCGTGTAGAAATTGCTTACAAGAACGGGGCCGTGATTGGCTCGGGTACATTCGAAGTCTTTAACGAAGCGCCTGAAGACGGCTTTGTGCGCGATACGTTGAGGTAGTTATGAACGATTTGGAAAATGATCCGATTCTTAACGCGAGTTCTATCAATAGTGAAGACTATTGGTTCTTGAAGTTGAACAATAATAATCTAAATTTGGACCATGAACAAAATCAAGACAGCAACACTGCAGGGCAAGTGGACGGGCAACAGCCAAACCAATAACCAATGGTACGTTGATCAGGCGCTTGCACTTAAGGGCAAGGGAATCGACTTAGTCGTCCTCCCTGAAATGTTCCATACGCCGTATTTCCCGTTCGAAGAAAATGCCGACTTTTTTGACATGGCCATCGAAAAGGATAGCCCCATTGTCAAGCAGTGGCAGGGCATTGCCAAAGAGATTAACGCCGTAATCGTTTTCCCGTTCTTTGAAAAGCGCGCACGCGGCATTTACCACAACAGCGCCTTCGTTTTTGAACGTGACGGATCTATTGCGGGCCTTTACCGCAAGAGTCACATTCCCGACGATCCGGCTTTTTACGAGAAGTACTACTTTATTCCAGGCGATACGGGT is a window of uncultured Fibrobacter sp. DNA encoding:
- a CDS encoding DUF2914 domain-containing protein codes for the protein MTMQFVDKLREKPAVQKLEKFFPAIAFLGGFAWDSITLGQMVYGTDILILLAYYTGALILVILLSAQLEHPEGWTKERLQALAKAQQKPAPVQKQTAAPAKPAEQPAKPEEPVVENSVIEEPVAEPEEEPQVKTEESRFRRAASFIAQKTPARAKEAANRAALEAKEATAKAAAIASAKAKEAAAKAAAKASAQAKDAAVKAKGAATKFAKNVGYESTAIPENAIVVRHRFLDREWSETWKQRFTWAVQFFFGGLFSALVVCYFKSSGSLASFLLVILLAILLVGNEFLQKKYESFGVSLAFFCLLGTMFMNFAIPHLVHRIGFIWFLISTVLSFGLCLFIWKISHRKKSILVAPALISIFLIVAYIMNWVPPVPLVLKQKLACQNFDKVSYSCDVDDPSLLQMVGLKIPSVHRVDSSEVYFLTSVYAPAKLKAELEYLWYYQDPKTGKYMLTDRISSGRMMINGGRESGFRTFTRKKNTPPGKYRVEIAYKNGAVIGSGTFEVFNEAPEDGFVRDTLR